The genome window ACCTGCGGCTCGCAGGAGCTTGATGTCATGGGCGGCGAGGATATGCACCTCATGCGCCTTGAGATGCGGTGATTTTGCCGCAAATTTTAGCTCAAATTCGGTGTTTAAATTTGAGCCGATTTTTAAAATTTACTTCCAAAAACGCGGCAAATTTGACGAAAACCTATTTGTTTGCCTCCTCTAAAACGCGCCTAGATAAATTTTAAAGGAAGCTAGATGCCTAGATATTCGTTTGAAATCATAGAGCAAATGCTGCTAAAATGCGTAGCCCAGGGCGGCGAACCCGAACTTGGCTTTCGCCTGTGCGGCGCAGAGTGCATTATCGTCGCCTATGCGGATCGCTGCTCATTTCAAAGATGCGCGGACGAATCCGGCGCAAACGCGAGCGGCGAACGGTATTTCGCTACGCTGCGAGAACTCTACGCCGCGCCGCAGATAGACGGACGTTTGCTAGAAGAGATTTGGGGCGAGGCGGATGAATTTTACTGTCCTAATTTTGAGCCGTGAGACCGCGAGACTTGTGCGGCGCAGGCAAATGCGCGGATAAATTTGAACTAAATAAATTTGAAAGGAAATAAATGGGTTCTGCTTGGAGTTACAGCGCGAAAGAGCGTAGCGCGGACGGTAAATTTAGCGCGGAATTTGATGGTCTCGACCTAGCCGTGGGCGCACCGAGTTTGGGCGAGCTGCGGCTTTACGCGAGCGCGGAGGCACTAGGTTTAAATTTGAAGCGTAAAGAAAGCGATAGCGAGAACGAAAACGTAAAATTTAGCCAAAGCGGCGAGATTGAGCAAGATTTTAAGACCTTTGTCAATACCTCATTTTGATAATAGGATTTTGTGAGGTTATAAAAGCTCGATTATATCGAGGTTTTGTCAATGAAAAATATTTTTAAATTTTAGTGTTTTTGGGTTAGCATTGTCTTTCAAAATGCGGTGTGTCTATAAAGTTTTTGAAGTTTCCGCCCCATTTGTTACTTTGATCTAAGCTTTCCCAATAGTCGCCAATGCTTTGAAGCTGTGATTTTGATTGTAGCCACTCACCGTTTTTAAATATGTGTAGATCGGCAGCACATCTTTTTAAGTGCATTGAATTAGAAGTT of Campylobacter showae contains these proteins:
- a CDS encoding M15 family metallopeptidase, with protein sequence MTLGQNQEKFTQDLAKLLNYLIGNGYTIRLGEVERTQAQQEIYIKEGKSKTSNSMHLKRCAADLHIFKNGEWLQSKSQLQSIGDYWESLDQSNKWGGNFKNFIDTPHFERQC